The proteins below are encoded in one region of Sminthopsis crassicaudata isolate SCR6 chromosome 1, ASM4859323v1, whole genome shotgun sequence:
- the NRSN1 gene encoding neurensin-1 — protein sequence MSSCANICGAKQAQNTPEGGYQRYGVRSYLHQFYEDCTASIWEYEDDFQIQRSPNKWSSVLWKVGLISGTVFLILGLTVLSVGFLIPPKIEAFGEGDFVMVDSQAIQFNGALDICKLSGAVLFCIGGMTMAACLLMSAFAKSYSKEEKYLQQKFKERIADIKAHAQPITKAPAPGETKIPVTLSRIHNIQPLSET from the exons ATGAGTTCTTGTGCCAACATCTGTGGGGCCAAACAAGCACAGAATACACCTGAGGGTGGATATCAACGCTATGGAGTCCGATCCTATTTGCATCAGTTTTATGAAGACTGTACAGCTTCCATTTGGGAGTATGAGGATGATTTTCAGATCCAGAGATCACCTAATAAGTGGAGTTCTGTTCTCTGGAAG GTCGGACTCATTTCAGGCACAGTATTCCTGATTTTAGGATTGACCGTTCTGTCAGTGGGCTTTCTGATACCCCCCAAAATCGAAGCCTTTGGAGAAGGAGATTTTGTAATGGTGGATTCCCAGGCCATTCAGTTTAACGGAGCATTAGACATCTGTAAGCTGTCAGGagctgttttattttgtattggaGGAATGACCATGGCTGCATGTCTATTGATGTCTGCTTTTGCAAAAAGCTactccaaagaagaaaaataccttCAGCAGAAgttcaaagagagaatagcaGACATCAAAGCCCATGCCCAGCCTATCACAAAAGCTCCAGCCCCAGGGGAAACCAAGATACCAGTCACTTTGTCCAGAATTCATAACATccagcctttatcagaaacctga